The region CACGCTCACCCACAGCGACCCGCGGCAGATCGGCAAGCACGTCATCGGCCCGTATGCCGAGGCCGCCCGGGGCAAGCCCTTCACCAGGACGTTCGAGGGCGCCCTCGGCCTCTCCGTGATCTCTGCGGCCCCCGTCAAGGACTCGTCGGGCAGGGTCATCGCCATCGTCGCCGCGCCGGTCACGGTGGAGAAGGTGCAGAAATCGGTCAACCAGCAGCTGCCCCTCTTCCTGGGCACCGCAGTCGTGGCGCTGGCACTCGCCGGAGGCGGCGCGGGGCTGGTGAGCCGTCGGCTCCGGCGGCAGACCCGTGGTCTGGGGCCGGCCGAGATGACCCGGATGTACGAGCATCACGATGCGGTCCTGCACGCGGTGCGCGAGGGCGTCCTCATCGTCGGCCGCGACGGGAGACTGCTGCTGGCCAACGACGAGGCACGGCGGCTGCTGGGCCTGCCGGCGGACGCGGAGGGACGCCATGTCGGCGACCTGGGGCTGGAGGACCGCACCGCCGAACTCCTGGGGTCGGACCGGATCGCCACCGACGAGGTGCACCTGGCCCAGGACAGGCTGCTGGCCGTCAACAAGCGGTCCACCAACCCCCACGGAGCCCACCAGGGAAGCGTGGTGACCCTGCGCGACACCACCGAGCTGCGGTGGCTCGCGGGGCGCGCCGAAGTGGCGCGGGAGCGGTTGAGACTCCTCTACGACGCCGGGGTACGGATCGGTTCCACGCTGAACGTCGTGCGCACTGCCGAGGAACTGGCGCAGGTGGCGGTCCCCCGGTTCGCCGACATCGTCACCGTCGAGCTGCAGGAACCGGTCCTGAAGGGCGAGGAGCCGGCCGTGGCGGGTACCGGACTGCGCCGGGCCGCCCTCGCCGGTCTGGCGCCGGACCATCCCCTCTACCCCGTCGGCGAGCTGATCCGGTCCGTCCCGGGCACCCCAATGGCGGGTATGGACGAGGTCCGCTCCATGGTGCAGCCGGACCTGGCCGGCTCTTCCGCCGCCGCCTGGCGGTCCCAGGACCCGGAACGCGCCCGGCGCATCCTGGACCACGGGGTGCATTCCCTGGCGGTCGTACCGCTGCGCGCCCGGGGGGTGGTACTGGGGGTGGTTGACTTCTGGCGGTCGGGGAGCTCCCCTCCGTTCGACGACGAGGACCTGTCCTTCGCCGAGGAGCTGGCGGGGCGGGCCGCGGTGGGGGTCGACAACGCCCGGCGCTACACCCGCGAGCGCACGATGGCGATGACGCTCCAGCGCAGCCTGATGCCCCGTGGCCTGCCCGACCAGGACGCCCTGGAGGTGGCACACCGCTACCTCCCCGCCCAGGCGGGCGTGGGCGGCGACTGGTTCGACGTCATCCCGCTGCCCGGCGCCCGGGTGGCGCTGGTCGTCGGCGACGTGGTCGGACACGGTCTGCATGCGGCGGCCACCATGGGCCGGCTGCGCATCGCCGTACACAACTTCTCGGCCCTGGACCTCTCCCCCGACGAGCTGTTGGGCCACCTCGACGAGCTGGTGACCCATATCGACGTCCAGGACGAGGACGCCGAGGAGGCACCGCCGATCACCGGCGCCACCTGCCTCTACGTCGTGTACGACTCCGTCTCCGGGCGGGTCACCGCGGCCACGGCCGGCCATCTGCCGCCGGCCGTGGCCCACCCCGACGGGACGGTGGAGTTCCTGCACTCGCCGGTCTCCCCGCCGCTGGGGGTGGGCACCGGCCTGCCCTTCGAAACCGCCGAGCTGTCCCTGCCGGAGGGCTCCCGGCTGGTGCTCTACACGGACGGGCTGGTCGAGAACCGCAGCCGCGACCTGGACGCGGGGATGGAAGCGCTGCGTGCGGCCCTCGCCGGACCGGACCGCGGGCCGGAGGACACCTGTGCCACCGTCATGGAAGCGCTGCTGCCCGCCAGATCCGCCGACGATGTCGCGCTGCTGGTGGCCCGGACCCGGCGGCTGGACCCGTCGCACGTCGCCGAGTGGGACGTGCCCCGCGATCCGGCGGCGGTGGGCCCGGTCCGTAACGCCTGTGTCCGCCAGTTGGCGGACTGGGGTCTGCAGCACATCGCCTTCGGCACCGAGCTCATCCTCAGCGAACTCATCACCAACGCCATTCGTCACGGCGCCGAGCCCATCCACGTGCGGCTCCTGCACACCCGCACCCTGATCTGCGAGGTCTCCGACGGCAGCAGCACCTCCCCGCACATCCGCCAGGCGAAGGACACCGACGAAGAAGGCCGCGGCCTCTTCCTGGTCGCCCAGTTCGCCGACCACTGGGGCACCCGCTACTCCCCCAGGGGCAAGACGATCTGGTCCGCTCAGGTGATCGACCCCGACACGACCCCGCCCTTGGAAGAGGAGTCGCCGGAGCACCTCCTCGACCTTTGGGAGGACCGCGGGCAGTGAGGAGGCCCATGGCCGCGGTGCCCGTTCCGGGGCAATCGTGTGCTCCGTACGGGGCTGACACCTACCGGCCGCCATGACCGGGCCCGGTCACCGTCCTGGCGGGGGCTCGCGAGGGGGCAGAGTACGCTGGTCCGGACCTTTGCTGTAAGGAGCGGCGTCGGGCGGGTTGCAGGTCACGGCGGGCGACGTGACCTGCAACCCGCCCGCGGACCAAGGCATCGGCGGCCTGCGGGAGTGCCGAGGATGCCTGCTCGGCGGGCCTGCGAGGCCCCGTCGGCGTTCCACCCCACCGCCGGGCGTGCGCCGTCCCTGCGGGGGCCGCCGTACGGGCCATGCGACCGCACCGTGTCATGGCCCGCCCGGTCCGCCTCCGTCACCCGCTCGGCGGACCCCTCTCCACCCGGCCCTGCTGGAGGCGTTGTGGCTACACACCATCGGGTCCGCGCAGGCGCCGTCCTGTGCGGTCTCGGCCTTGCGGCGCTCGGGCTCAGTGCCTGCCAGGAAGCGGGCCCCACGCGGCCCGTCGCGCCCTCCCGGGCGGAATCCGCAGCGGAGGCGGGCGGGTCGGCGGCACTGATCAAGGCGGCGAAGCGGGAGGGCAGGCTCAACACGATCGCGCTGCCGCGCAAGTGGGCCAACTACGGCGAGCTGATCGACGGCTTCGAGAAGAAGTACGGCATCAAGGTCGTCATCGATCATCCGAACGACCACAGCCAGCAGGAGATCGAGGCGATGAAGCGCTACCGTGGCCAGCAGCGCGCCCCCGACGTGCTCGACATCGGGGACTCCTTCGCCCAGTCCGCGGCGCGGCAGAATCTGCTGGCCCCCTACCGGGTCGCGCCGTTCGACCAGATCCCACCGGAGCAGAAGGACGCCAAGGCCCGCTGGTACAACAACTACGGCGGCTACGTCTCCATCGGCTGCGACGCCGCCCGGGTCCGGACCTGCCCCGATTCCTTCGCGGATCTTCTCCGTCCGGAGTACAAGGGCCTGGTCTCGATGTACGGCCAACCCACGAGCGCGGGATCGTCCTTCGCCGCCGTCTACGCGGCGGCGCTCGCCAACGGGGGGTCGTTCGACGACATCCAGCCGGGCATCGACTTCTTCGCCCGGCTCGACAAGATCGGCAACTACAACCGAGCCGCCCCCGACCCGGCCGCGATCGCCAAGGGCAGGACACCGATCAGCATCGAATGGGACTACCTCAACCTGGCGCACCTCGACCAACTCCGCGGGACGGGCGTGAACTGGAAGGTCTCCATTCCCTTCGACGGCAGCTTCTCGCAGTACTACGCGCAGGCGATCAACAAGGACGCGCCCCACCCCGCCGCGGCGCGACTCTGGGAGGAGTACCTCTTCAGCCCCGAAGGCCAGAACCTCCGCCTCGTGGACTACGCCCGCCCGGTGCTGATGGCCGTCATAGCGAAGAACGGCACCCTCAACAAGGCCCTGGCCGCACGCCTGCCGACGGTCGAGGGCACACCCCAGTTCCCCACGGAAGCCCAGCTGAACAAGGCTGTGCGCACCGTCCGCAAGAACTGGCCCAAGGCCGTCGGCGGCTGAACCCTCACCGCCGACGCGGCAAGGACGCAGCCACCACCCACCGGCCGGCCAGCCGCCGTTCATGCACGCCCTGCCATGCATTCCGGGTCGCTCACGCGGACCCGGGCGGCTGGATGCCGCGGCCGGCCACGTCGAGCAACATCCTCGCGGCCACCGTCGCGCCGTCGGTACGGATCGTGGCGGCCACGGCCCTCGCTCGTACGGCGGTCTCGGGGGTCAGGGCCGTCTTGAGCGCGGCCGACAGGGACTCGGTGGTCGGGGTCGGACCGTCGTGTGCCGCGCCGATGCCCAGCTCGGAGACCCGGGCGGCCCAGTGCGGCTGGTCCACGATCTGGGGGACCACCACCTGGGGCGCGCCGGCCCGGGCGGCCGTCGTCGTGGTGCCCGCACCGCCGTGGTGCACGACGGCGGCGACCCGGCCGAACAACGCCTGCTGGTTGACCTCGCCGACGACGAAGCAGTCCTCCGCCTCGTCGGTCAGGGCCAGGTCGGCCCAGCCGCGGGCGAGGAGGACGCGGCGGCCCTGCGCGCGGACCGCCTCGACGGCCACCCGGGCGACGTCCTTCGAGGTGTGCATGGCCATGCTGCCGAAGCCCACGTACACCGGCGGTTCACCGGCTTCCAGGAATGCCTCGAGGCCTTCCGGGAGCGGGCGTTCATCCGGCAGGATCCATGCCCCGGTCTGCAGGAGGTCGAGTTCCGTCAACTCCTGCCACGGGCCCAGGACCGGGTCCGCCGCCAGCCACGGCCGGCGGGTGACGACGTGGTCACGGACGTTGTCCACCGCTGGCAGGCCGATCGCCGCCCGGTGCCGGTTGAGCGCCTCCCCGTACAACGCGTTCACGCGCTGGCCGTCCTGTTCCCACAGCACCTTGTGGTCGGTCTCCTCCTGCGGGGACGGCGTGCCCGGCCGCGCCCCCGGACGGAAGTGCTGCGAGGGCAGTCCGAACGGATGGAAGCAGGCGAACACGTAGGGGACGCCCAGTTTCTCGGCCACGTCCGGTGCACCGGCCGGCATCAGTCCGGTCGCAAGGATCACGTCGCATCCCTCGGCCGTCGCGGCGGTGAGCGTGTCGAACCGCGCGGCGACCAGTTGTGGCGCCAGTCGGAACGCGTCCTGCGCCGTCGGCGGCTTCTCGCCGGTCACCACCGAGCGCACCGACGGACCGAGCGGCACCAGCTCCACACCGACACCGGCCAGGAGCGCCGCGTACTCCTCGTCCGGCGGGGCGCACACCCGTACCTCGGCGCCGAGTTCCCGCAACCGCACCGCGAGTGCGGCCAGCGGTTCGACATCTCCGCGCGATCCCCACGTCGACAACACCACACGCATGTCGCAATCCCCCATTTTCTTCAGCTTCCGGTCTCGGCCGACCATCCTGCGGCACGACCGGGGTCTTGCCGCAAGCCCCCCAGTGCGCTATAGGTTGAGAGTGGCAGGGAGGAGTACCTCCTTTCCTTTTCCTTTGTCGTTCGGTGTGGACGGACGGCCTGCTCGTGCAGCGGCTGCCCGCCCGGGTGGCGGCGGCGCGCACGGCGGTACGCAGGGGCGCACGGAGGCACACATCCGTGACGCCGACGCGCGTTTCGGATGCTCCGGGCGGGAGGGGTTGACCCTGACCCTGCGTCAGGGTTGGAGCCTTGTCACATGACGAACAACAGCACTTCCCCGGCTCGGTTTGCCCCGCCGGTCGGAGAGTTCCAGGAGATCGACGGCCGCCGCCTCTTCGTGCACCGGTCGGGCAGCGGCGGACCGGCCGTGGTGTTCCTGCCGGGCGCCGGCGCGGTCGGCCTGGACTATCTCGGTGTTCAGCAAGAGGTTTCCCAGTTCACCACCGCCGTGGTGTACGACCGCGGTGGCACGGGCTACAGCGATCCCCTGCCGCTGCCGCGTACCGCCACCGCGGTCGCCACGGAACTGCACGAGCTGCTGCGCGCCCAGAACATCGCCGCCCCTTACGTTCTGGTGCCGCACTCCCTCGGCGGCTTCTACGCGCATCGGTTCGCGCAGCTCTACCCGCAGGACGTGGCCGGGCTGGTCTGGCTGGACGCCTTCCACCGCGACTGGGACGACTTCATGCCGCCCGCGGCGAGTCTGGCCGCGGTCGAGCAGATGGCACCTGACCGGGAGCAGCTGGGAAAGATGCGCCCGGCCATGCGCGAGATGTTCGCCGAGTTGCTCGCGGGCTACCCCGAGCACGTGGGGCAGGCGCTGATCGACGCCAAGATGAGTGACGAATGGACCGACGTCGGTATCGCCGAGCGCACCAACTTGACCGGACTCGCCACCGAGCTGCGGGCCGGGCCGGCCATTCCCGACGTCCCGGTGATTGCGCTCTCCGTGGTGGGCGCCGACCCCGCCCAGCAGGCGCTGACGTCGGAGCGGACGCTGCAAGAGAGGCACAACGGCAGGACGACAATGGACGCGGCCCTGGTGAGTGCGGTCTCGCACGGGGAACAACGCCTCCTCACCGACACCGTCCACCACCGGCTCTGCTTCGATCGTCCCGATGCCGTGGTCCAGGCGATCCGCGACGTCGTCGACCGGGCGGCTCGCCCCTAGACTCAGCTCGACCACGCCCCACCAGGCCCGACGATGAGAGGTGAACGGTGCTGACGATCAGCCAACTCGCGGCGACCGCCGGCGTGACCGTGCGCACCGTTCGCCACTACCACCACGTCGGCCTGTTGCCCGAGCCCGAGCGCGATGCCTCCGGCTACCGCCGTTACAGCGCGCAAGCCGCGGTGGATCTCATCCGGATCAGGACCCTCGCCGACGCCGGTGTTCCGCTGGCCCGTGTCGACGCGCTGCTGCACGCCCAGCCGGCCGAATTCGCCTCGGCCCTCACCGACATCGACGCCGCATTGCAGCGCAAGATCGACCAACTCGCCGAATACCGCCGCCGGATCGCTGAACTGACAAGCGGCGAACGGCTTGTGCTGCCCCCCGAGGTGGTCGCCATCCTGGAGCGGATGCGCGGTCTCGGGGTCAGCGAACTGAGGGTTCGACTCGAACGCGACTCGTGGATCCTGATGCAGGCACTCGACCCGGGCGCCATGCCACAGCGGATACGGGAGAAGAACGCCGGTTTCGACGACCCCGAGACGACCCGCCTGTATCTCGCATGTGATCAGTCGGTCGACTGGGATCCGGACGATCCACGCCTGGACCGGCTCATCGACGACCTGGACGCATGGGAGATCGAACACGAACGGGACAGCAGCCGGCCGGAGAACCTGAAGCTGATCGTCTCCCGGATCGTCGAGGAATCACCGGCATGGCAACGCATCCTCGGCGCACTCGCCCACCGCGCCGAGCAGCGCCGGACCGCCGCGCAGGACGCTGAAGCCGGCCGCGCCGGACCGGTGGCCTGACACCCGAGGGCCCACAAGCACACCCCGATCCGGCCGGCACCCCGCTCGGGTCGGCATCCCGCTCGGGTCGGCATCCCTCTCGGCGTCGGCGCACTCCGGCGCCTCCTGGTGTGGACCCCAAGAGGCGCCGGCGAGGGAACTCGGTGGCTGACGGGCCGTGGGCGTCAGGCCGCGGCAGGTGTGTAGTGGGTGGCGTCACCGCCTTCGAGGGCGCGGCTGGAGGTGCCGTCGATGCCCACCGGGGCGTCTCCGGCGACCGTCACCCGGTGCAGCAGGCGCGGCAGATCGCCGTAGTCGTCGGGCGCGTAGTGCTGGGTAATGCGGTTGTCGAAAAGGACCAGGTCACCCGGCGTCCAAGCCACTCGGACGATGTTCTCCGGCCGCGTCACATACGACTGGAAGATGCGCAAGAGGTCCCGGGACTCCGA is a window of Streptomyces caniferus DNA encoding:
- a CDS encoding SpoIIE family protein phosphatase encodes the protein MSGHSGRFRRWLSRVPGRSAFPGASPARSGTGDRRDDRSTGAGDQQHIRPSVTTRSVAQEVFLLQLVLVVLLVAAAVVAFVVQTRRDTMTDARHRTLAAAESFAHSWGLQEALNSADPTAKLQPLAEAARKASGVDALIVYKLDGITLTHSDPRQIGKHVIGPYAEAARGKPFTRTFEGALGLSVISAAPVKDSSGRVIAIVAAPVTVEKVQKSVNQQLPLFLGTAVVALALAGGGAGLVSRRLRRQTRGLGPAEMTRMYEHHDAVLHAVREGVLIVGRDGRLLLANDEARRLLGLPADAEGRHVGDLGLEDRTAELLGSDRIATDEVHLAQDRLLAVNKRSTNPHGAHQGSVVTLRDTTELRWLAGRAEVARERLRLLYDAGVRIGSTLNVVRTAEELAQVAVPRFADIVTVELQEPVLKGEEPAVAGTGLRRAALAGLAPDHPLYPVGELIRSVPGTPMAGMDEVRSMVQPDLAGSSAAAWRSQDPERARRILDHGVHSLAVVPLRARGVVLGVVDFWRSGSSPPFDDEDLSFAEELAGRAAVGVDNARRYTRERTMAMTLQRSLMPRGLPDQDALEVAHRYLPAQAGVGGDWFDVIPLPGARVALVVGDVVGHGLHAAATMGRLRIAVHNFSALDLSPDELLGHLDELVTHIDVQDEDAEEAPPITGATCLYVVYDSVSGRVTAATAGHLPPAVAHPDGTVEFLHSPVSPPLGVGTGLPFETAELSLPEGSRLVLYTDGLVENRSRDLDAGMEALRAALAGPDRGPEDTCATVMEALLPARSADDVALLVARTRRLDPSHVAEWDVPRDPAAVGPVRNACVRQLADWGLQHIAFGTELILSELITNAIRHGAEPIHVRLLHTRTLICEVSDGSSTSPHIRQAKDTDEEGRGLFLVAQFADHWGTRYSPRGKTIWSAQVIDPDTTPPLEEESPEHLLDLWEDRGQ
- a CDS encoding ABC transporter substrate-binding protein, whose translation is MATHHRVRAGAVLCGLGLAALGLSACQEAGPTRPVAPSRAESAAEAGGSAALIKAAKREGRLNTIALPRKWANYGELIDGFEKKYGIKVVIDHPNDHSQQEIEAMKRYRGQQRAPDVLDIGDSFAQSAARQNLLAPYRVAPFDQIPPEQKDAKARWYNNYGGYVSIGCDAARVRTCPDSFADLLRPEYKGLVSMYGQPTSAGSSFAAVYAAALANGGSFDDIQPGIDFFARLDKIGNYNRAAPDPAAIAKGRTPISIEWDYLNLAHLDQLRGTGVNWKVSIPFDGSFSQYYAQAINKDAPHPAAARLWEEYLFSPEGQNLRLVDYARPVLMAVIAKNGTLNKALAARLPTVEGTPQFPTEAQLNKAVRTVRKNWPKAVGG
- a CDS encoding glycosyltransferase, whose protein sequence is MRVVLSTWGSRGDVEPLAALAVRLRELGAEVRVCAPPDEEYAALLAGVGVELVPLGPSVRSVVTGEKPPTAQDAFRLAPQLVAARFDTLTAATAEGCDVILATGLMPAGAPDVAEKLGVPYVFACFHPFGLPSQHFRPGARPGTPSPQEETDHKVLWEQDGQRVNALYGEALNRHRAAIGLPAVDNVRDHVVTRRPWLAADPVLGPWQELTELDLLQTGAWILPDERPLPEGLEAFLEAGEPPVYVGFGSMAMHTSKDVARVAVEAVRAQGRRVLLARGWADLALTDEAEDCFVVGEVNQQALFGRVAAVVHHGGAGTTTTAARAGAPQVVVPQIVDQPHWAARVSELGIGAAHDGPTPTTESLSAALKTALTPETAVRARAVAATIRTDGATVAARMLLDVAGRGIQPPGSA
- a CDS encoding alpha/beta fold hydrolase, yielding MTNNSTSPARFAPPVGEFQEIDGRRLFVHRSGSGGPAVVFLPGAGAVGLDYLGVQQEVSQFTTAVVYDRGGTGYSDPLPLPRTATAVATELHELLRAQNIAAPYVLVPHSLGGFYAHRFAQLYPQDVAGLVWLDAFHRDWDDFMPPAASLAAVEQMAPDREQLGKMRPAMREMFAELLAGYPEHVGQALIDAKMSDEWTDVGIAERTNLTGLATELRAGPAIPDVPVIALSVVGADPAQQALTSERTLQERHNGRTTMDAALVSAVSHGEQRLLTDTVHHRLCFDRPDAVVQAIRDVVDRAARP
- a CDS encoding MerR family transcriptional regulator, whose translation is MLTISQLAATAGVTVRTVRHYHHVGLLPEPERDASGYRRYSAQAAVDLIRIRTLADAGVPLARVDALLHAQPAEFASALTDIDAALQRKIDQLAEYRRRIAELTSGERLVLPPEVVAILERMRGLGVSELRVRLERDSWILMQALDPGAMPQRIREKNAGFDDPETTRLYLACDQSVDWDPDDPRLDRLIDDLDAWEIEHERDSSRPENLKLIVSRIVEESPAWQRILGALAHRAEQRRTAAQDAEAGRAGPVA